From a region of the Candidatus Palauibacter australiensis genome:
- a CDS encoding BlaI/MecI/CopY family transcriptional regulator: MTVPKLANAELAVMERLWQKGAQTARLLREHLYPDAANSMHGTIQRLLQRLEDKGFVHRDRDRAAHLFTPLVSREAYAAGRLEALADQVTGGSFVPMITHLVEERKLSDADMERLRRLLEDGS, encoded by the coding sequence ATGACGGTACCGAAGCTTGCGAACGCCGAACTCGCGGTTATGGAGCGGCTCTGGCAGAAGGGCGCTCAAACCGCGCGCCTGCTGCGCGAACACCTCTACCCCGACGCCGCCAACTCGATGCACGGGACGATCCAGCGGCTGCTGCAGCGGCTCGAAGACAAGGGCTTCGTCCATCGCGACCGCGACCGCGCGGCCCACCTCTTCACGCCGCTCGTCAGCCGCGAAGCCTACGCCGCCGGTCGCCTGGAAGCCCTGGCGGACCAGGTCACCGGTGGCTCGTTCGTCCCGATGATCACGCACCTGGTGGAGGAGCGGAAGCTCTCCGACGCCGACATGGAACGCCTGCGCCGGCTGCTGGAGGACGGATCATGA